In Halictus rubicundus isolate RS-2024b chromosome 5, iyHalRubi1_principal, whole genome shotgun sequence, one genomic interval encodes:
- the Scp2 gene encoding sarcoplasmic calcium-binding protein 2: MPLSEFRKKKLLYIFNTFFDCNQSGAIDKKDLDLAVQRISECRGWTPDNPKVQSTRDNLLKMWDGLRQGADSDQDGQISRDEWYSLWEEYANDSANPSEWQETYMALMFQLFDVSGDKSIDENEFCNVCRYHGIAEPEAREAFKKLGVGQEITWEKFTNLWKQYFSSDEPTTPGNFIFGKTSF, translated from the exons ATGCCACTGTCGGAGTTCCGCAAAAAGAAGCTACTCTACATTTTCAACACCTTCTTCG ATTGCAATCAAAGTGGCGCGATCGATAAGAAGGATCTAGACCTCGCCGTGCAA CGAATCAGCGAGTGCAGGGGCTGGACTCCGGACAATCCTAAAGTTCAAAGCACAAGGGACAATTTGCTCAAAATGTGGGATGGATTGAGACAAGGGGCCGACTCAGATCAGGATGGCCAG ATCAGTCGAGACGAGTGGTACTCATTGTGGGAAGAGTATGCGAACGATTCGGCGAACCCATCGGAGTGGCAGGAAACATACATGGCTTTGATGTTCCAGCTGTTTGACGTGTCCG GTGATAAATCCATCGATGAGAACGAGTTCTGTAACGTCTGCAGATACCACGGCATCGCGGAACCCGAGGCTAGGGAGGCTTTCAAAAAATTGGGAGTC GGTCAGGAAATAACCTGGGAGAAATTCACCAACCTCTGGAAGCAATATTTCTCCTCGGACGAGCCGACCACACCGGGAAACTTTATTTTCGGGAAAACCTCGTTCTAA